DNA sequence from the Leptospirillum ferrooxidans C2-3 genome:
CGATTCTGGTATTACTGGCCGTTCCTCCACAAACCAGAACAGCCTTCAGTCCCGGCTTTGATAGAATGATACGGGCGATCTTGTACATTTTTTCAGCGGGTGGGTTACCACCAATATCGGTCAGGTTTGCCACGCGAAGGCCGGCTTCGATCGCTGTCTCTGCAGTCACAGTGCTACCGCCACCGCCAAATGTCATCAGAGCAACATCCCCGTCGAGCTCAACATAAGAACCGGCCTTACCCCGATGATCCCCCTGATCGATCAGGATGGCATCCTGCTCTCTCTGGGAAAGGGGACGACCCATGTCACCACGGGCAGAAAAACGAACGGATGGTGGGACTGCTGCATCATCGTCCAAGAGGACAACGGCATCAGCGGCGACCAGTTTTTTCTTGTCTCCGACCTTGGCAACAACGAGCGGATTAATCTCCAGAAGTCGGCACTCCGTTTCCCAGAATGCTTTATAAACATTGACAATGACTTCAGAAAGGGGACGAAGCATCTCTGGATCAGAAAATCCGATTCCAACCAAAAACTTTCTGATCTGGTACGGATAGACAGAACGGACATCTCCAACAATATAAGTATGGATCAGCTTGTGATCGATCTCCTCGACCTCCATTCCGCCATGCTCACTAAATGTAATGGCAGGAGCACGATCCTTGGTCGAATAGGTAACGCTCAAATAATATTCTTTCTGGATGTCCAGTTTTTCACAGACAATCGCTCCGACAGATTTCTCACCATAGACATCACGAGTTGCAAGATCCTTGAATACCTCTACTGCCTTTGATTTGTCGGTGACAACTTTTACCGCTCCGGCCTTCCCCCTCTTCCCGACAAGAACCATCGATTTAATAACGACCGCTGGCTGCTTTTCGATAAATTCACGGACTTTCTCTGTTGGCTCAGTAGCAAAAACAAACTTTGGCGCAGGAATCTGAAATTTCTTATAGATAGATTCGAGTGCCTCATGCTCATAAAGTTTCATGCAGAACGGCTCCTTGGGGGCTAAACGGATCCAGATTGTTTGATGGATGAAATTTCATTCCAGAATTGGAAAATACGGGCATCCTACATTAATCTTTTCCATTCAGTCAATCAGTTGGCAATTTCATCCTTATTCAAGCCGATTGACAAATTCCTTTCCCTTGCCTAGAATCATTTGGCTTTTCAATTCACAGCACACTCACGTCCCCATCGTCTAGTTAGGCCTAGGACATCGCCCTTTCACGGCGGTAACACCGGTTCAAATCCGGTTGGGGACGCCATCCGTTTCCGTACAACCAATCTCTCCCCAAAAAAACCACAGGACATCTCTTCAATATCCCTGCCCATTAATCATGACTGATGGAATCTAGGCAATACACCATATCAGATGTTACACTCCAAAAAAACGTACATGTTCCTTGGAGATCAGAAAAATGATCAATGCCAAACTTTCCGTTGCACCAAGCGTTGACGAGATTGCCGCCAAACTGGAAACACTGACTTGCGATCGATGTGATATGGGCAATCTTCTCCCTTTTGACTTTACCTTCGCTTTCCAGCCAATTGTGGATATCAATACAAGAACAACTCATTCCTATGAAGCACTGATTCGCGGAATTCATGGTGAAGGAGCCCAGACAATCCTATCCCGAGTTGACTGGGAGACCCGATTCCGATTTGACCAGCTTTGCCGGGCAAAAGTCATAACACTCGCGAGCCAGCTTGGAGTCGATACCTTTCTCAATATCAATTTTCTTGTCAATGCCGTCTATAACCCTGACCACTGCATCCAGCTCACCCTTGAAGTCGCCCGAAAAATGAACTTTCCTGTGGAGAAGATTATCCTTGAAACAACAGAGGAAGAAAAAATAGAAGACCCCAATTTTCTCCGGAAGGTTCTCGATGGCTACCGAAAGCACGGCCTTTTGATTGCTATCGACGATTTTGGAGAGGGTTATTCCAGCCTGAACCTTCTGGCCCAGTTGCGACCGGAGTATCTGAAGCTTGACCGACTGCTGATCTCGGAAATTCAGAATGACAAAACCAAGGCAATCATCGTCGAAGCAATTGTCAAACTCTGCCAGACTCTTTCAGTCAAGGTGATTGGAGAGGGTGTGGAAACCGTTGAAGAAGCAAGGATTCTGAGAGATATGGGCGTCTATCTCTTTCAAGGATATTTTTTCGCTCGACCTGGCTTCGAAATGCTTCCTCCTGTTTCAAACTGGACTTTCTGAACACCCGCAGGAACAGTTATCCGGAGCTATCTGACCAATCGACGTCGACACAAAAAACAACAGCGTCAGAAGAGCTTTCAAATGCGAGGGAAACAGTCCGGCAAAGATGTGCCCCTGTCAGGGAGAGATAGGGTGGAGAAATCTGGGGCACCCCCTTGTGGCTGATTGCGCTTTGAAAATACCCTCTCCGAGCCCAGTTTGCTCCTTTGGCATCCTGAATCGGATCGAAACGGCTATCGCAAAAGTTCTGGACATCTCTCAGGGTTATGGTCTCTCCCAGTTGAAATCCCTGTCCATCAAGCATATAGAATCGAATGACTCCAAAAGCGCTGAAGGTGTCAAAGACATCGGCTTCCAACACTTCCGAATGACTTGTTGAAGGCATTTTGCCAGCAAATGACAGAAGGGATTCCGCAATATTTAAAACCGAAGCTTCGCTCTTATTGTTTCGCATGGAAAGGAGAAGCGTTTCATCCATTCTCTTGTCCGACAACGGGGTTATTCTGGAAAAAACCGGAC
Encoded proteins:
- a CDS encoding ATP-grasp domain-containing protein encodes the protein MKLYEHEALESIYKKFQIPAPKFVFATEPTEKVREFIEKQPAVVIKSMVLVGKRGKAGAVKVVTDKSKAVEVFKDLATRDVYGEKSVGAIVCEKLDIQKEYYLSVTYSTKDRAPAITFSEHGGMEVEEIDHKLIHTYIVGDVRSVYPYQIRKFLVGIGFSDPEMLRPLSEVIVNVYKAFWETECRLLEINPLVVAKVGDKKKLVAADAVVLLDDDAAVPPSVRFSARGDMGRPLSQREQDAILIDQGDHRGKAGSYVELDGDVALMTFGGGGSTVTAETAIEAGLRVANLTDIGGNPPAEKMYKIARIILSKPGLKAVLVCGGTASNTRIDVTLGEGLAKALDDMNAEGVLNKDLIWVVRRSGPEYVKGLKMLHECFVRNGIKGDIYDSQLPITEAPLRLKELLIKHVNYQPEQIV
- a CDS encoding EAL domain-containing protein; translated protein: MINAKLSVAPSVDEIAAKLETLTCDRCDMGNLLPFDFTFAFQPIVDINTRTTHSYEALIRGIHGEGAQTILSRVDWETRFRFDQLCRAKVITLASQLGVDTFLNINFLVNAVYNPDHCIQLTLEVARKMNFPVEKIILETTEEEKIEDPNFLRKVLDGYRKHGLLIAIDDFGEGYSSLNLLAQLRPEYLKLDRLLISEIQNDKTKAIIVEAIVKLCQTLSVKVIGEGVETVEEARILRDMGVYLFQGYFFARPGFEMLPPVSNWTF